One stretch of Bacteroidia bacterium DNA includes these proteins:
- a CDS encoding T9SS type A sorting domain-containing protein, with protein MKNTLLLSAASLIAGSLFSQTVIRHPDGSYYKQCTSFSISRPLREIAKEYPVTGRKDGVYKQAADNDAHRRFPYQILKHRDGAEKTITDSIVQKAQGTTATEGTIVSVDGQSSSQGYVPYDPNGMVGPNNYVQAINSDYQVFDKSGTALTPSFALSHLFPGSTDDGDPVVMYDKFADRWVIEEFQSDNNGNETEMQFAVSTTPDPTGTYYIYDFTPDANDFADYPKFSIWSDGYYETCNCQNQKVVVYQRAKMITGDPTAGFIVIPSIYMPAGSGGGFWCPQTLYADGTLPPYGSPEYLFDFTSASWGGNFTDKIRIYKITTDWTNKTGAIALSDSLTTQPSNCIFTGGQQDIDQPGNPNSLDALDGFFSYRIPYLRWGTYNAAVMCNPVNVGTGSTIVSGLRWYELRQDATSNVWSIYQQGTYAPNDGVSRWNPSIAMDQNGSIGLAYSVSDPTSVYPGIRYTGRRKCDPLGTMSLTEGIGVAGSSAFTQASRWGDYANTTVDPSDGVTFWHTNMYVAAGGYLSTRIFSFKVPICTSGTGIATLTNNQVTLNAFQSGDELSIKAKNLPTNSTMILTLYDVQGKYISGKTVMPTANALQTTISTSGIAKGLYFVRLGNNDFQRVLKVIIQ; from the coding sequence ATGAAAAACACTCTACTACTCAGCGCTGCATCTTTGATAGCAGGCTCTTTGTTTTCGCAAACCGTTATTCGCCATCCAGATGGATCGTATTACAAGCAATGTACGAGTTTTTCCATCAGCAGACCTTTGCGCGAAATAGCGAAAGAATATCCGGTTACCGGAAGAAAAGACGGCGTATATAAACAAGCTGCGGACAATGATGCACATAGAAGATTTCCGTATCAAATTCTGAAACACCGCGACGGCGCTGAAAAAACAATCACCGATTCTATTGTACAAAAAGCACAAGGAACAACCGCTACGGAAGGTACCATTGTGAGTGTAGATGGGCAATCCAGTTCGCAAGGGTACGTTCCTTATGATCCAAACGGAATGGTAGGTCCGAATAATTATGTACAAGCCATTAACAGCGATTATCAGGTATTCGACAAAAGTGGAACTGCACTTACTCCTTCCTTTGCTTTGAGCCATCTTTTTCCAGGAAGTACTGATGATGGCGATCCCGTTGTGATGTACGATAAATTTGCAGACCGTTGGGTAATAGAAGAATTTCAATCAGATAATAACGGAAACGAAACTGAAATGCAGTTTGCCGTTTCTACAACACCCGATCCAACTGGAACATATTATATTTATGATTTTACTCCAGATGCAAATGATTTTGCCGATTACCCAAAATTTTCTATTTGGTCAGACGGTTATTATGAAACATGTAATTGCCAAAATCAAAAAGTAGTTGTTTATCAACGTGCAAAAATGATTACAGGCGACCCTACTGCAGGTTTCATCGTTATTCCTTCTATTTATATGCCTGCCGGAAGTGGTGGTGGATTTTGGTGCCCGCAAACGCTTTATGCGGACGGAACATTGCCTCCTTATGGCTCACCGGAATATTTATTTGATTTTACCAGCGCCAGTTGGGGAGGAAATTTCACTGATAAAATCAGGATTTACAAAATAACTACCGATTGGACGAATAAAACAGGAGCCATTGCTCTTTCGGATTCCTTAACCACGCAACCTTCCAATTGTATTTTTACAGGTGGACAACAAGATATTGATCAGCCTGGGAACCCAAACAGTTTAGATGCACTTGATGGATTTTTCTCTTACCGTATTCCTTATTTAAGATGGGGAACTTACAATGCTGCAGTGATGTGTAACCCAGTAAACGTAGGAACTGGAAGTACAATTGTTTCTGGACTTAGATGGTATGAATTGCGCCAAGATGCTACGAGTAACGTTTGGAGTATTTATCAACAAGGTACGTATGCACCAAACGATGGCGTGAGTCGTTGGAATCCTTCCATTGCGATGGATCAGAATGGCAGTATTGGTTTAGCTTATTCTGTTTCCGATCCCACTTCTGTATATCCGGGAATTCGGTATACTGGTAGAAGAAAATGTGATCCTTTAGGAACAATGTCTTTAACAGAAGGAATTGGTGTTGCTGGGTCTTCTGCCTTTACACAGGCAAGCCGTTGGGGCGATTATGCTAACACAACGGTTGATCCATCTGATGGAGTTACGTTTTGGCATACGAATATGTATGTTGCAGCAGGTGGATATTTGAGTACGCGCATTTTTTCTTTTAAAGTGCCCATTTGCACCAGCGGAACAGGAATTGCTACGTTAACAAACAATCAGGTTACATTGAACGCTTTTCAATCTGGAGATGAATTAAGTATCAAAGCAAAAAATCTTCCAACGAATAGTACAATGATTTTAACCTTGTATGATGTACAAGGA
- a CDS encoding SusD/RagB family nutrient-binding outer membrane lipoprotein, whose translation MKTIKISVSAVAVTVLLLSAASCKKDFYTKVNKNPNAPASVVPSVLLPTAETAIGYYVGGEMSQYTSMFTQQTFGQSRQSQIYYQYVMNTSDFDDLWGNMYSSAMENDYTLMQQATSGGNNEYKGISEVLMAYSLQTMVDCWGSIPYSQSFKGVSNLHPAYDNDQTLYGTITTLLNQAIVDLNNPNSGLLTPSTDDFMYGGNAANWIKFAHAIKARLFIHQTKHNNIAMADSALVEVGESFQSNADNATITYGTAATAAGEWYQFNTQRGDISFAYSKMDTVLNMLNDPRKNILIDSTAELTQGPGFGGFYGGIPNAPVDFITYSEMQFVAAEATLRAGGSVVAAQTFYINGITQNMARLGVTSTNTTAYLAGTQGLLPGTTNAAIAQIAYQEWIALYLNPEAWTLWRRTASPTLIPVAGSNGVARRFIYPQSEVNLNNAPPCTMWSPTLFWDN comes from the coding sequence ATGAAAACTATAAAAATATCCGTATCCGCAGTAGCTGTAACAGTGTTGTTACTTTCTGCAGCTTCTTGTAAAAAGGATTTCTATACGAAAGTGAATAAAAATCCGAATGCTCCGGCTTCGGTTGTTCCCAGTGTGTTATTGCCAACAGCAGAAACCGCCATTGGTTATTATGTAGGCGGCGAAATGTCGCAATATACCTCGATGTTTACGCAACAAACTTTTGGGCAAAGTCGTCAATCACAAATTTATTATCAATACGTAATGAATACATCGGATTTCGATGATTTGTGGGGCAATATGTACTCTTCTGCAATGGAAAATGACTATACGCTGATGCAACAAGCAACAAGCGGAGGAAACAACGAATACAAAGGAATTTCCGAAGTGTTGATGGCTTATTCTTTACAAACTATGGTAGATTGTTGGGGAAGTATTCCTTATTCCCAATCATTTAAAGGGGTAAGCAATTTACATCCTGCGTATGATAATGATCAAACATTGTATGGAACCATTACCACTTTATTAAATCAAGCCATTGTGGATTTGAACAATCCAAATTCTGGACTTTTAACTCCTTCAACCGATGATTTTATGTATGGCGGAAATGCGGCAAACTGGATTAAATTTGCTCATGCGATTAAAGCACGTTTATTCATCCATCAAACCAAACACAACAATATCGCTATGGCGGATAGCGCTTTAGTAGAAGTGGGAGAATCTTTCCAAAGCAATGCCGACAATGCAACAATTACTTACGGTACTGCTGCAACTGCTGCCGGCGAATGGTATCAATTCAACACTCAAAGAGGCGATATTAGTTTCGCATATTCAAAAATGGATACTGTCCTCAACATGTTAAATGACCCACGTAAAAACATTTTGATTGATAGTACTGCCGAATTAACCCAAGGTCCTGGGTTTGGGGGTTTTTATGGTGGTATCCCAAATGCTCCAGTTGATTTCATTACTTATTCAGAAATGCAATTTGTAGCAGCCGAAGCCACTTTGAGAGCAGGAGGATCTGTTGTTGCTGCACAAACATTTTATATCAACGGAATTACTCAAAATATGGCACGTTTAGGTGTTACTTCCACTAATACAACGGCTTATTTAGCAGGTACACAAGGGCTTTTGCCGGGTACTACTAATGCAGCCATCGCTCAAATAGCGTATCAGGAGTGGATTGCTTTGTACTTGAATCCAGAAGCATGGACATTGTGGAGACGTACCGCCAGCCCAACTTTAATTCCAGTTGCTGGAAGTAATGGAGTAGCGCGTCGGTTTATTTATCCGCAAAGCGAGGTTAATTTAAACAATGCACCTCCTTGTACCATGTGGTCTCCGACTCTTTTTTGGGATAACTAA